The Thermocladium sp. ECH_B region GTCATGTCCTGTACCTAAAACAGGCATGGGAATTAGGCAGAGTCATAGCCGTAGTGTCAAGGGACTCCACTGTTGAGCGCATTAAGAGGAGGCGACCCATTGTTCCAGAGGAGCAGCGGGCATTCATGGTTGGCTCAATAGAGTATGTGGAGAGGTCCAGGGTTGGGTATGAGGGGGATATGTTCAGGGTCGTGGAGGAGGAGGCTCCAGACATCATTCTGCTGGGGCCCAATCAGCCCTTTGATGAGGTCCAGGTAATGCATGAATTAGAGAAGAGGGGAATAAGGGCTAGAGTGCTTAGGGCCAGGGAGGAGGCGACTTGCGAGTTATGCAGCACAACAAGGATAATACAGAGAATTTTATCCCTCAATAATACTACTCCATAGTATTACTACAGGCGGCCAGTTAAGTATTTATTTAGCCTCATTATTAATAATTCCATGGCTACTATTCACCTATATCAGAAGGATAGTTACTTGAGGGAAACGGAGGCTAGGGTGGTGGCTGTGGATGGTAGAAACTTGGTGCTTGACTCCACCATAATTCACCCAACCAGCGGCGGGGTTGTTCATGACACTGGGAAAATCATTGGGAGGGAGGAGTACTCGGTAATCGATGCCATTCACGATAAGGAAAAAGATGTGGTTATTCATGTGCTGGATAGGGAGCCCAAGTTATCTCCACTAGATAAGGTGCGAATTAAGCTGGATTGGGAGAGGAGGTACCGCTTAATGAGGCTCCACACCGCCTCCCATATAATCGCGTCGATAATGTACACCAAGTATAATGCATTGATAACGGGGGGAACCATAGAGCCCGAGTACGCCAAGGATGATTTCGGGGTGGATAAGCTGGATAAGGAGGAGGCTCAGGGAGTCATAGATACCGCCAACGCCATATTGAAGAGGGGGCTGGAGGTCAGGGTTTATTGGTTGCCTCGTGAGGAGGCCATTAAGATACCGGGCATAGTTAAGCTAGCTAATAGGTTGCCTCCGGGAAGCGGCGATAAGTTGAGGATAGTTGAGATACCGGGCATAGATATACAA contains the following coding sequences:
- a CDS encoding cytidyltransferase, with the translated sequence MNAGDIESRALIYIRNVEQALNQLGAINNEEARNVIDAARAYLKDSKHYFKVGDYATAISTASYAEGLLDALRMLGIIDVKWLLPNQLTGLAKSKVFVAGTFDLLHPGHVLYLKQAWELGRVIAVVSRDSTVERIKRRRPIVPEEQRAFMVGSIEYVERSRVGYEGDMFRVVEEEAPDIILLGPNQPFDEVQVMHELEKRGIRARVLRAREEATCELCSTTRIIQRILSLNNTTP
- a CDS encoding alanyl-tRNA editing protein AlaX — encoded protein: MATIHLYQKDSYLRETEARVVAVDGRNLVLDSTIIHPTSGGVVHDTGKIIGREEYSVIDAIHDKEKDVVIHVLDREPKLSPLDKVRIKLDWERRYRLMRLHTASHIIASIMYTKYNALITGGTIEPEYAKDDFGVDKLDKEEAQGVIDTANAILKRGLEVRVYWLPREEAIKIPGIVKLANRLPPGSGDKLRIVEIPGIDIQADGGPHVKNTEEIGMIELIKVENRGKGRKRMYYTVNP